Proteins from a single region of Xenopus laevis strain J_2021 chromosome 9_10S, Xenopus_laevis_v10.1, whole genome shotgun sequence:
- the grsf1.S gene encoding G-rich RNA sequence binding factor 1 S homeolog (The RefSeq protein has 1 substitution compared to this genomic sequence) — MAGSCRLLTSSISQLLLRRQGQGAALLLWGRKSCPESCRGQAGTEWRRVQENKRRLERSYCSSKDIKDSFQNNWYPPLPEYDSQPLTIKITTMFIVRVRGLPWSCTADDVLNFFDDSNVRNGTDGVHFIFNRDGKPRGDAVIEFESAEDVQKAVEQHKKYMGQRYVEVFEMNQKEAESLLNRMHSALSPTRPSSMSLSPQSSMASPPSDGIVRLRGLPYSCSEQDIIHFFSGLDIADEGITFVLDQRGRKSGEAFVQFLSQEHADQALLKHKQEIGSRYIEIFPSRRNDVQTARFPFRRRKGVTFAPTIKDLYDPDNCINNTSKDLLSDVPENGHINDYVKEMSAKSVDVHDFTVMSPVHDIHIRGLPFHASGQDIANFFHPIMPLKISIEYSADAGGATGEAVVRFLTHDDAVAAMAKNRCHSQHGYLELYLNSSTDSK, encoded by the exons ATGGCCGGGAGCTGCAGGCTTCTCACCTCCTCAATATCTCAGCTGCTGCTGAGGAGACAAGGCCAAGGGGCTGCGCTGCTCTTGTGGGGCAGGAAAAGCTGCCCTGAGAGCTGCAGGGGGCAGGCAGGGACAGAGTGGAGAAGAGTGCAGGAAAACAGGAGAAGGCTGGAGAGGTCATACTGTAGCAGTAAG gatatCAAGGATTCATTTCAAAACAATTGGTATCCTCCCTTACCAGAGTATGATTCTCAACCGCTAACCATTAAAATAACCACAATGTTCATTGTGCGTGTTCGAGGTTTGCCATGGTCTTGCACTGCAGATGACGTGCTGAACTTTTTTGAtg ATTCCAATGTAAGAAATGGCACAGATGGAGTGCACTTCATTTTCAATAGGGATGGCAAGCCGAGAGGAGACGCTGTCATCGAATTTGAGTCTGCTGAAGATGTGCAGAAAGCAGTGGAGCAGCATAAGAAGTACATGGGCCAACGATATGTGGAAG TATTCGAGATGAACCAGAAGGAGGCAGAGTCTCTGCTGAATCGAATGCATTCTGCATTGTCACCCACCAGGCCGTCCTCTATGTCACTGTCTCCACAGTCTTCAATGGCTTCTCCTCCTAGTGATGGCATTGTGCGATTACGCGGGCTCCCATACAGTTGCAGCGAGCAggacataatacattttttttcag GTTTGGACATAGCAGATGAGGGAATAACATTTGTCTTGGACCAGCGAGGGAGAAAATCTGGGGAAGCATTTGTACAGTTTCTATCACAAGAACATGCAGACCAGGCACTCCTCAAACACAAGCAGGAAATAGGCAGCAG GTACATTGAGATATTTCCAAGCAGGAGGAATGATGTTCAGACTGCCCGTTTCCCCTTTAGAAGGAGGAAAGGAGTAACATTTGCACCTACAATAAAAGACCTTTATGATCCAGACAACTGCATAAATAATACTAGTAAAGACTTGCTATCTGATGTCCCTGAGAATGGTCACATAAATG ATTATGTAAAGGAGATGTCCGCTAAATCTGTGGATGTTCATGACTTCACAGTTATGTCTCCCGTGCACGACATCCATATTCGAGGCCTCCCGTTCCATGCTTCAGGGCAGGATATTGCAAAT TTCTTCCATCCGATAATGCCTTTGAAGATCAGCATTGAGTACAGTGCTGATGCTGGTGGTGCTACTGGAGAAGCAGTTGTGAGGTTCCTCACTCATGATGACGCTGTAGCAGCCATGGCTAAAAACAGATGCCATTCCC
- the LOC108702937 gene encoding sterol 26-hydroxylase, mitochondrial, translated as MIAQRLRKRCQALLWQTCSANVQIGRKKTSLRVAAAMMEQEKKLKPSTHLPGPSTLNILYWVFLRGYVFHSHELQVIWKKKYGPLWKTCIGSHRLVNVASPELLENLLRQEGKYPMRTDMFMWKEHRDLRNFSYGPLTEEGHRWHTLRRVLNQRILKPKEATRYTESFNDVVTELLYPFKEITAQSPSRTMVDGVSTLMYKFAFESICTVLFETRIGILKKEIPPETQNFINSFAIMLENLTRMERLPRWTRGIFPYWRRFVEAWDTIFIYGKKLIDKKMEEIEGRLKRGEEVEGEYLTYLLSSGKLNMQEICGSVAELLQAGVDTTSNTLTWALYQLARNPEIQHNLHQEIISVIPGETIPDSEAITRIPLLKAVIKETLRLHPVVPENGRVVTEKDLILNDYVIPKNTQFLLCHYALSRDETQFPEPDRFLPERWLRNSGIKQHPFSSIPFGFGVRACAGRRIAELEMHLALSRIIQKFQVVPDPELGEVGTKNRTVLVSSRPINLQFIERQ; from the exons ATGATAGCTCAGAGACTGAGGAAGAGGTGCCAGGCTCTGCTGTGGCAAACATGTTCGGCAAATGTACAGATTGGGAGAAAAAAGACCTCTTTAAGGGTTGCAGCAGCCATGATGGAGCAAGAGAAGAAACTTAAGCCTTCCACCCACCTTCCAGGTCCCAGTACCCTCAACATTCTGTACTGGGTTTTCCTACGAGGATATGTTTTTCATTCCCATGAGCTACAG GTGATTTGGAAGAAAAAGTATGGACCACTGTGGAAAACTTGTATAGGAAGCCACCGGCTAGTGAATGTGGCCAGTCCTGAGCTCCTGGAAAACTTGCTCAGACAAGAGGGAAAATATCCCATGAGGACAGACATGTTCATGTGGAAAGAACACCGTGATCTCAGAAATTTTTCGTACGGGCCTTTAACCGA AGAGGGGCATCGGTGGCACACTCTTCGCAGGGTGTTAAACCAAAGGATACTGAAACCAAAAGAAGCCACACGCTATACAGAGTCCTTCAATGATGTGGTTACCGAACTGCTa tatccctttaaggaaattacAGCACAGAGTCCAAGTAGAACAATGGTGGATGGCGTTTCCACTCTCATGTATAAATTTGCCTTTGAAA GTATCTGTACTGTGTTATTTGAGACTAGGATTGGCATCTTGAAGAAAGAGattccacctgagacccagaaCTTCATAAACTCATTTGCAATTATGCTTGAAAACTTGACTAGGATGGAAAGACTTCCACGCTGGACAAGGGGAATATTTCCTTACTGGAGACGCTTTGTGGAAGCATGGGATACCATTTTCATATATG GGAAGAAACTGATAGAcaagaaaatggaagaaattgAGGGTCGTTTGAAGCGAGGGGAGGAGGTTGAGGGTGAGTATCTCACTTACCTCCTCTCCAGTGGGAAACTCAACATGCAGGAGATCTGTGGGAGTGTGGCGGAACTGCTCCAGGCTGGGGTAGACACA acatCCAACACATTGACGTGGGCTCTATACCAGCTGGCAAGAAATCCAGAAATCCAGCACAATCTACACCAGGAGATCATCAGTGTTATTCCAGGTGAAACCATCCCAGACAGTGAGGCTATTACCAGAATTCCCTTACTGAAGGCTGTGATCAAGGAGACCCTCCG tctGCACCCCGTGGTACCAGAAAATGGCCGAGTTGTAACAGAGAAAGACTTGATTCTTAATGACTATGTTATTCCAAAAAAC ACTCAATTTCTCCTGTGTCACTACGCCCTCTCTCGAGATGAGACCCAGTTCCCTGAGCCTGACAGATTCCTGCCTGAGAGATGGCTGAGGAATTCAGGGATAAAGCAACATCCCTTCAGTTCTATTCCCTTTGGGTTCGGGGTGCGAGCCTGTGCTGGACGACGGATTGCTGAGTTGGAGATGCACCTGGCTTTATCTAGG ATCATACAGAAGTTCCAGGTGGTACCTGACCCTGAGCTGGGAGAGGTGGGGACAAAGAACCGAACAGTCCTTGTATCAAGTCGACCAATCAACCTCCAGTTTATTGAACGTCAGTAA
- the grsf1.S gene encoding G-rich RNA sequence binding factor 1 S homeolog isoform X1 → MFIVRVRGLPWSCTADDVLNFFDDSNVRNGTDGVHFIFNRDGKPRGDAVIEFESAEDVQKAVEQHKKYMGQRYVEVFEMNQKEAESLLNRMHSALSPTRPSSMSLSPQSSMASPPSDGIVRLRGLPYSCSEQDIIHFFSGLDIADEGITFVLDQRGRKSGEAFVQFLSQEHADQALLKHKQEIGSRYIEIFPSRRNDVQTARFPFRRRKGVTFAPTIKDLYDPDNCINNTSKDLLSDVPENGHINDYVKEMSAKSVDVHDFTVMSPVHDIHIRGLPFHASGQDIANFFHPIMPLKISIEYSADAGGATGEAVVRFLTHDDAVAAMAKNRCHSQHGYLELYLNSSTDSK, encoded by the exons ATGTTCATTGTGCGTGTTCGAGGTTTGCCATGGTCTTGCACTGCAGATGACGTGCTGAACTTTTTTGAtg ATTCCAATGTAAGAAATGGCACAGATGGAGTGCACTTCATTTTCAATAGGGATGGCAAGCCGAGAGGAGACGCTGTCATCGAATTTGAGTCTGCTGAAGATGTGCAGAAAGCAGTGGAGCAGCATAAGAAGTACATGGGCCAACGATATGTGGAAG TATTCGAGATGAACCAGAAGGAGGCAGAGTCTCTGCTGAATCGAATGCATTCTGCATTGTCACCCACCAGGCCGTCCTCTATGTCACTGTCTCCACAGTCTTCAATGGCTTCTCCTCCTAGTGATGGCATTGTGCGATTACGCGGGCTCCCATACAGTTGCAGCGAGCAggacataatacattttttttcag GTTTGGACATAGCAGATGAGGGAATAACATTTGTCTTGGACCAGCGAGGGAGAAAATCTGGGGAAGCATTTGTACAGTTTCTATCACAAGAACATGCAGACCAGGCACTCCTCAAACACAAGCAGGAAATAGGCAGCAG GTACATTGAGATATTTCCAAGCAGGAGGAATGATGTTCAGACTGCCCGTTTCCCCTTTAGAAGGAGGAAAGGAGTAACATTTGCACCTACAATAAAAGACCTTTATGATCCAGACAACTGCATAAATAATACTAGTAAAGACTTGCTATCTGATGTCCCTGAGAATGGTCACATAAATG ATTATGTAAAGGAGATGTCCGCTAAATCTGTGGATGTTCATGACTTCACAGTTATGTCTCCCGTGCACGACATCCATATTCGAGGCCTCCCGTTCCATGCTTCAGGGCAGGATATTGCAAAT TTCTTCCATCCGATAATGCCTTTGAAGATCAGCATTGAGTACAGTGCTGATGCTGGTGGTGCTACTGGAGAAGCAGTTGTGAGGTTCCTCACTCATGATGACGCTGTAGCAGCCATGGCTAAAAACAGATGCCATTCCC